CCTGGCTTATGCAGCTGCGGTGTCTGACAGCCGGATAGTAGACGCTGCCGAATCGGCCGCCTTCCCTTTCAGCCCGCAGAAGCCAATGGTGCTGGGCCTTTCTGTTCTCGCCGCCATAGCGCTGGTGGCCGGATTTGTGTCACTGAAAGATATGATGAACAGCGAAGTGATGTTCCGGGCGGATATTGAAAAAATGACAACCGCGCCCATTGCTGCGGAGATCATGTACCACGACAGCAAAAATCCGGTGGTGATCAGCCATGACAGCAGGACGGCAATAGCGGAACAGTTCAGGGCTTTGAGAACGTCTTTATCCTATATCGGCCTTAACGGTGATCGCAAAACACTCATGGTCACTTCCTCCATTTCGGGCGAAGGCAAGAGCTTTATATCCGTGAACCTGGCCGTAGGCCTGTCACTGGCAGGGAAAAAGGTCGCCCTGCTGGAATTCGATCTGCGCAAACCGATGATCAGTAAAATGCTGAATATGCGTGCCGTTCCGGGCATCAGCAATTATCTGGTTGGCAGGGCATCCTTACAGGACATCCTGCAGAAGATAGACAACAATGAACATTTATACCTGTTGCCTGCAGGCATCATTCCTCCTAATCCCAGCGAACTTATTCTCAACGGGCAACTGGAACACCTTTTAAACGAACTGAAAGAACGCTTTGATTATATCATTATCGATTCCGCCCCGGTGGGACTGGTAACAGACGCCAGGCTGATTGCACCTTTCTGTGACGCAACCCTGTATGTAGTGCGTCATCAGCGTACGCCCAAACATTACCTGAAACTGGTGGAAGAGCTGTATCAGAACAGGGAACTGGGGAAACTGAACATCGTATTCAACGCAATAAAACGCCAGGGTGTAGCTGGTTACGGTTATGGTTCCGGATACGGCGACATAAACGGTTACGGATACACGGAGGCTGTCAAAAAAACGGGTTTCTTTAAACGAAGTACTAAATAATAACAATCGAAAAATCCGGTCACACCACCATTCATGTGACCTGCGGGGAAACTATGCCCATCCTGCCTTTATAACTTCCACACGAACTATCCGATCACCTTAAAAACCGGCTCCTATGTTTAATGTTCAACCATTAGCCTGGTATGCGGTATATACCAGGGCCAAATGCGAAAAAAAAGTCGCTGACCTGTTCACCCGTAAAAAAGTAGAACACTATTATCCAGTCAAACACTTAGTGGGTGCGCGCAGGATCGTTGAGGCCCCGCTCTTTCCTTCCTACGTATTTGTGCGTATTCCGGAAAGCAGGAGCTGGGTGGTACGTGAAACAGATAACGTGGTGAACTTCGTGCACTGGCTGGAACAACCAGCCATTATACCAGACCATGAAATTGCATTGATAAGGCATTTTCTGCGTGACTACGAAGATGTATCTGTGGAAAGATTTCCCATTCCGACAGACAGGGAGAGGGTACATGCTTCCGGCGGAAAGATCATACAACTCAGCGGTGACCATGTGAAAGTGGAGCTGAACAGCCTGGGTTGCATGCTCGTAGCTAAAGTATCATCGAGAGAAATATCGGCGATTACCGGCAGCAAAGCGGTAAACGGACCTCATTACTGATTCAAACCATTAACCTTATGATGCAGCACATTCTTCTTTGCGGTGGCTCCGGCACCCGGTTGTGGCCTTTGTCAAACCAGCAAACCCCCAAGCAGCTATTAACCCTGTTCGATGGGTACAGCCTCCTTCAACTGGCCTTCCGGCGAAACCGCTTTGCCTGTAACAAG
This sequence is a window from Chitinophaga varians. Protein-coding genes within it:
- a CDS encoding transcription termination/antitermination NusG family protein; translated protein: MFNVQPLAWYAVYTRAKCEKKVADLFTRKKVEHYYPVKHLVGARRIVEAPLFPSYVFVRIPESRSWVVRETDNVVNFVHWLEQPAIIPDHEIALIRHFLRDYEDVSVERFPIPTDRERVHASGGKIIQLSGDHVKVELNSLGCMLVAKVSSREISAITGSKAVNGPHY